ACCCAGGAGACGGGGGTCACGGTCTCCATCGATTCCCCTGGCCACGCTGACTACCTGCCCAAGCTGCAGGCTCGAGCCCAGTCGAACTCGATGCCCGACGTCTACTCGTCCTTCGCCGCCACAGATATGGCGCCCTTCTATCGGGCCGGGTGGGCAATGGACCTCACAAGTGAACTCGACGGCGGCTGGAGCGACAACTTCAGCCCGACAATCCTCGAGCTGTCCAAATTCGAGGACGGCAACAACCTCGATGTGCCAGCTGGCACCTATACGGTGCACTGGGAAACCCAGACCTACGGTCTCCTCGTGAACCCGGCACTGACGGACATCAATCTCGACGACAGCCCCGCGACGGCCGAAGACTTCATCGAGGCACTCTCCGCAGCGGACGCGAAGTTCTCGGTCGCAGCATCGCTCTCGCCTCAGCTCATCTGGGGCCTCGCGTCCAACTGGCTCAGCGACGATGAGATCGAAGCGACCTTCAAGGGGGAGTCGAGCTGGGAGTCCGAAGGCTGGCGCAACGCCTTCCAGGTTCTGGTCGACATGAAAGATGCAGGGGTCATCGCGAATGACTCGCTGCCGGGCGGCCAAGACGACAACCCGAACGTCGAGTCGGCATTCTTCACGCAGGCCACCGGAGCGATCTTTGACGCCTCGCCGGGCGTCTCGGTAGGCCTCCGCACGAATCCCGAGTTCGAGGACTACTTCTCTATCGGTATCCCCGTCGTCGACGGTGCGCCCCTCGATCCGCGCTCTCCCGGCGTCCCCGGAAAGGGCGCCGTCATCAACCCGAAGGGTGACCACCCGGAGGAAGCGCTCGCGTTCGTGAAGTGGCTGACCGAGCCCGAGCAGCAGTCGGTCTTCGCTGAGGTCGGTCGCATCCTGCCCTCCAACCCTGAGCTACTCGCCAGCGGCACCGTGCCCACCCAGCTCGCAGGATTCGCCGACGGTGTGGAGACGATGCAGACCATGTCCACGACCTTCACGACCGACGTGAAGACAGCGATTGTGGCTGAGGCGCAGCGCCTCGTCTTGGGTGAGGCGGACATCGACGAGGTCCTGGCCAACATCCAGGCCGCTCAGGATCGGTCGGCATGACCTCTCAGCCCGTTTTGGTCCCCACCCCGCGCCTGAAGAGGGCGCGGAGTGGGGGCCGCCCCCTCCGTCAGAACCTGGTTGGGTGGCTCTTCCTGGCACCCGCAATCGCCCTCATCGGTGTCTTCACCATCACGCCGTTCGGCCAAGCCATCTTGCTGAGCTTCCAATCGTGGGATGGCGTCAGCCCCGAGACTCCTTGGGTCGGTTTCGCGAACTACGAATTCGTCGGAAGTGATCCCATCTTCTGGGCCTCGATGCGCAACGTGCTCTTCTTCGGAGTCGTTGGGTTCTTCCTCGGAAACGCCATCGCGCTGTCGATGGCATTGGCGGTCAACCGCATCACCAAAGGCAAGACCTTCTTCCGAACCGTCTTCTACCTTCCGGGCGTGCTGTCGGTCGTCGTCGTCGGTCTGCTGTTCTCATTCATCCTCGCCCCCGGATCAGGTGTGCTGAACCGGCTACTCGAGATCTTCGGACTGGGATCGCTCGCACAGAACTGGCTCGGCG
This portion of the Microbacterium hatanonis genome encodes:
- a CDS encoding carbohydrate ABC transporter permease; translation: MTSQPVLVPTPRLKRARSGGRPLRQNLVGWLFLAPAIALIGVFTITPFGQAILLSFQSWDGVSPETPWVGFANYEFVGSDPIFWASMRNVLFFGVVGFFLGNAIALSMALAVNRITKGKTFFRTVFYLPGVLSVVVVGLLFSFILAPGSGVLNRLLEIFGLGSLAQNWLGEPAIALPAVAAVFIWFHWGFGFLLFLAGLQDVPQELYEAAELDGANAWTRFRYITWPQLAPVTSIVSLLTLLAALQIFGTVQVLTNGGPGYHTMVPTLAIFNEAFVNYRYGSAAAMSVIFGGALVLLSVLQLAITGRRSRA
- a CDS encoding ABC transporter substrate-binding protein, whose amino-acid sequence is MNQSRGQEAALTQLAEQYTQETGVTVSIDSPGHADYLPKLQARAQSNSMPDVYSSFAATDMAPFYRAGWAMDLTSELDGGWSDNFSPTILELSKFEDGNNLDVPAGTYTVHWETQTYGLLVNPALTDINLDDSPATAEDFIEALSAADAKFSVAASLSPQLIWGLASNWLSDDEIEATFKGESSWESEGWRNAFQVLVDMKDAGVIANDSLPGGQDDNPNVESAFFTQATGAIFDASPGVSVGLRTNPEFEDYFSIGIPVVDGAPLDPRSPGVPGKGAVINPKGDHPEEALAFVKWLTEPEQQSVFAEVGRILPSNPELLASGTVPTQLAGFADGVETMQTMSTTFTTDVKTAIVAEAQRLVLGEADIDEVLANIQAAQDRSA